From one Cydia strobilella chromosome 24, ilCydStro3.1, whole genome shotgun sequence genomic stretch:
- the LOC134752150 gene encoding pantothenate kinase 3 isoform X2: MRLHRCEGCLAACPPRRAPLADYPRSIFKTTLCKRRRSPYPMSNSKPNCTKMADPTPPTPPDNNAPPMPWFGMDIGGTLTKLVYFEPRETNRRELDKETEVLKNIRRYLTRNSAYGNTGRRDVHLQMDNVTIRGRRGTLHFIRFPTTEVGAFLQLARSKGMAALVNTIYATGGGAYKFEENFIKEVNMHLQKLDELDALIAGLLFVDAWHSTECYYWAPPDSELLHHNTSNTPPYLEAALSLYERQPFDFSNPYPFLLVNIGSGVSILVVNGPNDFYRVSGTSLGGGTFLGLCCLLTGCSSYEEAITLAASGDNTTVDKLIRDIYGGDYARFGLSGDLVASSFGQMCTADRRAKVSREDLARATLVTITNNIGSIARLCASNQNVERVVFCGNFLRVNPLSMKLLSYAMSYWSRGALKALFLEHEGYFGAVGCLLQLDDHYHRKKPRPAPAPSAHAHPRPAPAPAAHAQPPHADR; the protein is encoded by the exons ATGCGCCTGCATCGCTGTGAGGGCTGCCTCGCGGCGTGCCCGCCGCGCCGGGCGCCGCTTGCGGACTATCCCCGCTCTATCTTCAA AACCACGTTGTGCAAGCGACGCCGCTCGCCCTACCCGATGAGCAACAGCAAACCGAACTGCACCAAGATGGCGGACCCTACGCCACCCACGCCGCCTGACAATAATGCGCCTC CTATGCCCTGGTTCGGTATGGACATCGGCGGCACTCTCACCAAACTCGTGTACTTCGAGCCGAGAGAGACCAACCGTCGAGAGCTTGACAAAGAAACAGAGGTCCTCAAGAACATTAGGCGGTACCTCACGAGGAATTCTGCATATGGCAATACTGGACGAAGGGACGTCCATTTACAG ATGGACAACGTGACGATTCGCGGCCGCCGCGGCACTCTCCACTTCATCCGTTTCCCCACCACGGAGGTGGGGGCGTTCCTGCAACTAGCCCGGTCTAAGGGCATGGCCGCTCTCGTCAACACTATATACGCCACGGGCGGTGGCGCCTACAAATTCGAGGAAAACTTTATCAAG GAAGTGAACATGCACCTTCAGAAACTGGACGAATTGGACGCGTTAATCGCCGGGCTGCTATTCGTCGACGCGTGGCATTCGACCGAATGCTACTATTGGGCGCCACCAGACTCAGAATTACTTCACCACAATACTAGTAACACG cCGCCATACTTGGAAGCAGCCCTGAGTCTTTACGAGCGGCAGCCGTTCGACTTCTCGAATCCGTACCCGTTCCTACTTGTGAACATAGGGAGTGGTGTATCCATACTCGTGGTGAACGGCCCCAACGACTTCTACCGAGTCAGCGGCACCAG TCTTGGCGGCGGCACATTCCTCGGCCTCTGTTGCCTGCTAACCGGCTGCAGCAGTTACGAGGAGGCCATAACGCTGGCGGCCTCCGGTGACAACACTACGGTCGACAAGCTAATCAGGGACATATACGGCGGAGATTACGCCCGATTCGGCCTCTCCGGGGACCTAGTGGCTAGCAG TTTCGGACAGATGTGCACAGCAGACCGAAGAGCCAAGGTGTCTCGGGAGGACCTCGCGCGGGCCACGCTGGTCACCATCACCAACAACATCGGCTCCATAGCGAGGCTGTGTGCCAGCAATCAAAATGTAGAACGG GTGGTGTTCTGCGGCAATTTCCTACGAGTCAACCCTCTATCAATGAAGCTCCTATCATACGCCATGTCGTACTGGTCCCGCGGAGCTCTAAAGGCGCTCTTCTTAGAACATGAGGG ATATTTCGGCGCCGTGGGCTGCCTCCTGCAGCTAGACGACCACTACCACCGCAAGaagccccgccccgcccccgccccctccGCGCACGCGCAtccccgccccgcccccgcccccgccgcgcaCGCGCAGCCCCCGCACGCCGACCGGTGA
- the LOC134752150 gene encoding pantothenate kinase 3 isoform X1 gives MKQQTGVITIHQMRLHRCEGCLAACPPRRAPLADYPRSIFKTTLCKRRRSPYPMSNSKPNCTKMADPTPPTPPDNNAPPMPWFGMDIGGTLTKLVYFEPRETNRRELDKETEVLKNIRRYLTRNSAYGNTGRRDVHLQMDNVTIRGRRGTLHFIRFPTTEVGAFLQLARSKGMAALVNTIYATGGGAYKFEENFIKEVNMHLQKLDELDALIAGLLFVDAWHSTECYYWAPPDSELLHHNTSNTPPYLEAALSLYERQPFDFSNPYPFLLVNIGSGVSILVVNGPNDFYRVSGTSLGGGTFLGLCCLLTGCSSYEEAITLAASGDNTTVDKLIRDIYGGDYARFGLSGDLVASSFGQMCTADRRAKVSREDLARATLVTITNNIGSIARLCASNQNVERVVFCGNFLRVNPLSMKLLSYAMSYWSRGALKALFLEHEGYFGAVGCLLQLDDHYHRKKPRPAPAPSAHAHPRPAPAPAAHAQPPHADR, from the exons ATGAAGCAGCAAACTGGAGTTATTACTATTCATCAA ATGCGCCTGCATCGCTGTGAGGGCTGCCTCGCGGCGTGCCCGCCGCGCCGGGCGCCGCTTGCGGACTATCCCCGCTCTATCTTCAA AACCACGTTGTGCAAGCGACGCCGCTCGCCCTACCCGATGAGCAACAGCAAACCGAACTGCACCAAGATGGCGGACCCTACGCCACCCACGCCGCCTGACAATAATGCGCCTC CTATGCCCTGGTTCGGTATGGACATCGGCGGCACTCTCACCAAACTCGTGTACTTCGAGCCGAGAGAGACCAACCGTCGAGAGCTTGACAAAGAAACAGAGGTCCTCAAGAACATTAGGCGGTACCTCACGAGGAATTCTGCATATGGCAATACTGGACGAAGGGACGTCCATTTACAG ATGGACAACGTGACGATTCGCGGCCGCCGCGGCACTCTCCACTTCATCCGTTTCCCCACCACGGAGGTGGGGGCGTTCCTGCAACTAGCCCGGTCTAAGGGCATGGCCGCTCTCGTCAACACTATATACGCCACGGGCGGTGGCGCCTACAAATTCGAGGAAAACTTTATCAAG GAAGTGAACATGCACCTTCAGAAACTGGACGAATTGGACGCGTTAATCGCCGGGCTGCTATTCGTCGACGCGTGGCATTCGACCGAATGCTACTATTGGGCGCCACCAGACTCAGAATTACTTCACCACAATACTAGTAACACG cCGCCATACTTGGAAGCAGCCCTGAGTCTTTACGAGCGGCAGCCGTTCGACTTCTCGAATCCGTACCCGTTCCTACTTGTGAACATAGGGAGTGGTGTATCCATACTCGTGGTGAACGGCCCCAACGACTTCTACCGAGTCAGCGGCACCAG TCTTGGCGGCGGCACATTCCTCGGCCTCTGTTGCCTGCTAACCGGCTGCAGCAGTTACGAGGAGGCCATAACGCTGGCGGCCTCCGGTGACAACACTACGGTCGACAAGCTAATCAGGGACATATACGGCGGAGATTACGCCCGATTCGGCCTCTCCGGGGACCTAGTGGCTAGCAG TTTCGGACAGATGTGCACAGCAGACCGAAGAGCCAAGGTGTCTCGGGAGGACCTCGCGCGGGCCACGCTGGTCACCATCACCAACAACATCGGCTCCATAGCGAGGCTGTGTGCCAGCAATCAAAATGTAGAACGG GTGGTGTTCTGCGGCAATTTCCTACGAGTCAACCCTCTATCAATGAAGCTCCTATCATACGCCATGTCGTACTGGTCCCGCGGAGCTCTAAAGGCGCTCTTCTTAGAACATGAGGG ATATTTCGGCGCCGTGGGCTGCCTCCTGCAGCTAGACGACCACTACCACCGCAAGaagccccgccccgcccccgccccctccGCGCACGCGCAtccccgccccgcccccgcccccgccgcgcaCGCGCAGCCCCCGCACGCCGACCGGTGA